From the Thermococcus sp. MV5 genome, the window GAATTTTGCAGTGAGTTTAATCGTCTCTGAGGGCATTCTTTACCGCCTCTACAAGACGCTTTTTCTTATGAGAACGCATTCCATAAAGTTTTCCAGCAAATGAAGTTACGATGGCTAACAAATCCTCAACGAGTTCCTTTTCTGGTGTTTTCTCTTCATCATCGAAGATTACCTCGATTTCAACACCATGAGAGTTGAAGTATTGTTCGAGGTATTTGAATCCAAAGCGTGTGAGTCTATCCCTGTAAGTTATGACGACTTTCCCAACTTCTCCACCCTCAACCAATTTGAAGAGTTGTTTTAATCCCCTTCTGTTCTCGTTCAAGCCTGATGAAATGTCGGTAAGAATTTTCACAACTTGATAACCCTTGGAGGAGCAGTAGTTTTTGAGATATTCAACCTGTCTCTCCAAGTCCTCTTTCTGGTCTCTGCTCGAAACTCTGGCATAAATGACGACTTTATCAAGAGTTTTTCCTTCAAGTAGTCTTTTGATTTCACTTTCGGGAATACGGTACTCTTTTCCAACACGATACGCTTTAATCTCGCCAGATTTAATCTTTCTAATTAGTGTTGGTTTGCTGATACCCAAGAGTTGTGATGCCTTACCTGTTCGATAGAGCCTCATACAGCACTCCTCCAAAATAAATTATGAAATGAAAATATTTAAACTTTACACTTTTAACTATTTATGAAACAGCCCATAAATTGTTTTAGCCTTATCCTTGTTTACCCCTTGAAGTTGCCCATAATATCGCTCATTCAAATGCCACGACTTATATGTAGGCACATACCTTTCTCCATCTTCTCCATAAATTGAACCCCATTCTTTCATCATCCAATTTTCGTGCTCTATCTTTGGAATTCCAGAGAAGTTTTTACTCATCACAAGCATTGCTGTTTGGATTGCACGGATAAGTTCAGAAGTAAAAATCACATCAATCCGCCAGTGTTTAAGAAGCTTCCCAGCATTCAAGGCCTCTTCTACACCTTTTTCGCTTAAAGGAACATCTACCCATCCAGTGAAGAGGTTTAACTTATTCCAAAGGCTCTCGCCATGTCTTATTAGTATGAGATTACTCATTAGGCCCACCTAAAATTTCTCGGCACTTGAATATAAATCCTTTTCTGCTCAAAAGTGAACAGCACCCTATTGTATCTTGACCATTGAAACTATCAGTGATACTACATTTAGAGAAGATTAAAGCTATATAAAACGAAGACCCAATATAATTTGGGTTTGGAAAGTGAGGTGAGATCCCATGGAAAAAAAGCTGTATAGAAGCAGAAAAAATAGAATGTTATTTGGAGTTTGTGGGGGACTGGCAGAATATTTTAACGTCGATCCTACTCTTGTAAGGATACTCTTTATAATACTACTCATAGGAAGTGTAGGAACGGCGGTTTTGTTATATCTCCTTCTGGCGGTTGTAATGCCTGAGGAGCCCAAAACAGGAGGTGAAGAAATTGGGAAAGAGATTAAAGAGGAGTAAGAAAAACAAGATATTTCTAGGAGTTTTAGGTGGTATTGCTGAATATCTTGAAGTGGATCCCACAATAATAAGGATACTATTCATCCTCTTATGTCTCGTGGAACCAGTATTCATCCTAGCATACTTCCTAATGGCTATAGTCATGCCCGAAGAAAAAGAAATAATTACTGCAGAAAAGATCCCTCAAAAATTTGAAAAGATAGTTGAAGAGACGGGAGAAAAAGTAGAAGAACTCGCCAAAAAAGCCCCAAAAATTGAGAAAAAAGACGATACAAAACTCTTTGGAATAGCTCTTGTCATCTTAGGAGCCGCATTACTCTTAAAAGAATTTATCCCTCTTCCTTTCCTAGGTCTTAGAGAAATCGTTGCCGTGCTTATCCTGCTCCTTGGACTATACTTGGTGGCGAGGGGATAAAAATGAAAAGACTTCTTGGTATATTTTTAGTATTTTTCGGCCTCTTAATACTTTTAAAAAGTTTCCACCCCCAGTTCTATAACTATCTCCTACCTTATGCACCATATATCAAACAAACATTCTGGGGAGTCGCACTACTTATTGCAGGCCTTTACATTCTCATAAAAAACCGAAATGCAAGAACTATCTTGGGAGTTGTGTTCATCCTTTACCTTGCTCTCTATCTTGTGACTCCTGAGACAAGTTTCAGATGGCACTTCCCCTTCAGAGAGGCTGGAGATGTTAAAGAACTCGGAGAGTTCCAGGCATCCAAGATAGATATAGAAAACATTGCCGCAGAGATCAGTATCGTGAGAGTGTCTGGAGACGGCATAAAAGTCCTCAGCAATTTGCCATTAAGGATAAATGAAGGAGATACCTTAGAGATAAGTTGTTCTGAATGTCCTAAGTACAGAAATGGCAAACTTTTCATTAAAGTTGGTGAAGAAGCAGAAATTAATTCTCTAACCTTAAGAAATACCGTAGGGGATGGGGACATCAACATAGCTGACGTTACCTCAATCACTATAGAAAATGTTATTGGAGACTTCAAAATCTCAGGATCATTTAGCAGCCTTACAACAGCCAACTTTGTAGGGGAAATGGAAATAAGCCTCGAAAAATGCCCCGATATTGAAATCGGAGGGTACTGCTCTCAAATTGGCATACACAGGGGAAGCGGTGAAGTCACTCTTTACATACCAGACAATATCAAGGTAGCGCCAGAAATTGAAGGGTCTTTAACATCAATCACCATAGATAAGGGGTTCGAAGTTGGAGAAAAGACTTTAAAACTAACAGCCAAGAACTTTGTAGGCAAAATAATCGTGGAATGATGTACCATGGAAACATGGAAGGTTGTTAAAGCCTTTACCATAGGACCGTTACTAGAAGTAGCAATACCTAAACCAGGAAATGTAAATAGGTATAAAGACTTTGAAGACCTTACATTTTATCATTTTCTTTTTGCCAACACAGCGGTTATGGATGTGTTTTTTGAGGCTGCAGAACGGGGAAAACTAATTAAAAATAAAGAACTCTTACCCCAAGACGCAAGACTTGGGGAACTTATAAAGAAAGCTGTTGAAAACTCCAAGAAAATCCAGAACTCCAATCCAAACTTCGGTATCATAACTTTAGCAGTCCCCCTCATTGTCGGTCTTACATGGAGTGGAGAGATTGATTCCGCTAGAGAAAAAACCAAGCTCCTAATACACTCCTCAACCCCCCAAGATACTATTGAGTTCTACAGAGCAATAAGGATTGCAAATCCAAAAGGAATTAGAAAAGGAGTAGAATATGACGTATATGACGACTCCTCATTTGACGCAATTGTAAAGGATGAAGTAAACTTGTGGAACCTTGCCAAAATCTCAAGCAAAAGAGAGTTGATATTCAAAGAATGGCTAAATGGGTATGAACTTAGCTATTCTACCTTTGAAAAGCTTAAGCAACTTGCCTCATCACTTCCTCTTGAAAAAGCTGCCTTACAAGCGTTTTTAGAACTCTTAGCAACTAACGTAGACACACTTATAATAAGGAAAGCAGGTGTTGAAGAAGCTATTCTTGTTCAAGAGACTGCTAAAAAAGTATTGAATGGAGAAGTCACCTTCCAAGAACTCGATAGCTTTCTGAGAGAAAAGAAGGACCTAAGAAACCCCGGAAGTCTGGCGGACATTATGGCCATTGCTCTAAGTATGCTTGTTCTAAGCGGATACAAACTCAATCTTTGATTATCTTGACTCTTTTAGCCCCCCCAAGACCAAGGCCTAAAACCTTTGAATCGATAACAACAGCGTCTTTTCCAAACTCTTCAACTACCCTTATTGTAAGTCCAGAAATCTCTGAGACTGTATCTTCTCCCCCAAATTCTGCATTAACTTGGTTTTTCAGAAATTCGTATGCCTCTTTCCCAAACAGAACAATATCTGGCTCAAACCCTTCCATTTTAAGTTCATTGGCCTTTTCTTCAACGCCACTTAAAACCCTAATAAGTTCTCCCCTCATCAAACCCACCATATAAAATTTAGAAAAGATGGCCTTAAACTTTTTTCCTAATAATCTCGTAAGAATAAGTTACCTCAGTGCCACTTAATTTCAAATGAGCACCCACAGAACAATATTTTGCTTGACTGAGATCTATTGCCCTTTTAGCTTTTTCCTCGTTCACATCTCCATAGATTTTATAATGGAGATGGACTTTTGTGTAGATTCTAGGATACTCATCTCGCCTTTCACCACTGATTTCGACTTCTAGACCTTCTACGGGCTCCCGCATTTTTTGCAATATCATTACTACGTCTATTGAAGTACATCCAGCGACACTAAGAAGGAGAGTCTTCATTGGAGAGATACCACTTTCCCCAAAAATTATTTTTCCCCCTTCCTCTGTCAGGGCTTCGAACTTCTTATCCTCAATCCATTTGACGACTCCTTTCATATGACCACCTAACCGAAATAGGGAGAATTTTTTAAATCTCTTTTGTGAACCTTAAGTTATGTATATTAGGGCTTTTGACCCATGGAAATCCAAGCTCTGCACATGTCCCTTTAAGTACACACTCAATATATATACTGGATGCGATCACGCGTGCGTTTATTGTTATATAACCTCATACATTCCCAAAGCCTTTAAAGTGAGGATAAAAGAGAATCTTTTCATATATCTAGAAAGAGAACTTAGAAGCTTCGACAAACGCTTTATAATAGCCTTGTCGTATTCCTCTGATCCATACCCTACAATAGATAAAGAGCTTGAAATAACTCGAAAAGTTCTCAAACTCTTACAAAGATACAATGTCAGATGTTTAATCCTCACCAAGTCGGATTTGTTTGAACGAGACTTAGATATACTAAGAGACCTAAAGTGTGCCGTGGGAATCACTGTGACAACGATAGACAAGAAAAAAGCCAAATTATTGGAGCCAAATGCTCCTTCCCCATCAGAAAGAATTAAAGCCCTAAAAGAGGCAAAAGAAGAAGGAATCCCTATCTACGCCAGAATTGATCCCATAATACCATTCTACACTTGGAAAGATTTTGATAAGACTCTCAAAACTTTGAACTTTGTGTCCCATATTACCGTTTCTACCCTAAAACTACGGCCAGATTCATGGAAGAGAATGGAGGCAAAATTCCCCACATTAATGGAAAGACTTTCCCCTCTTTATAAAAAGGGAGAAAAAATCGCTGGATATTACTACCTACCCAGAGAAATAAGGTTCAAAATTCTTAGAGAGGCCCAAGAAAAGATTGAGGGAATGGGTATAACGTTTGGTTCTTGCAGGGAGGGGTACTATTCCTACCCAAGCTGCGATGGTTCTCATTTGGTACCGCCATGAACCATCGTTCAAAATATGATCCAAAATCCTGCTAACGAGAACTTTTAGGTATCGTTAAAGCTTTTATTTGAAGAACTATTGGATTAAACCCATGTTCAATGCTTTTAAGAATTACAATATTTTCATAGAATTCCTCTTTTTCAAAAAATCCCTTGCTCAAAATTACATAATCACTCACACTAACAAGCCAGGAATGAAGACCCTCTGGAATGACATCCCTGTTAACTAGCATAATTGTATAAAACTCTTTACCATCCTGAATAAGCTTTTCTGTAAGAGACATGTACATAGAAATTAAGGTCTTTATAAATTCCTCTCCAAAATATTCATACAGAGTATCCAACGTTGCAAACATTGCAACAACCATTTTATCTTGAAAGTTATACTTGTGATCAAGCTTCCTCATGATACTCTTGTATTTTGGAAAAAACGTCTCTTCATCAAACTCAACAAACGGGTACACGAAGGGATGATCCACCAAAGGTTCTCTAAATCCATTAATCACCGCAATACTTCCCTTTTCTCCATGTTCAAATAGATTCAAACCAACTGAGTCTGCCCTATACACAAGCTTTCTAAATGGCACCGTGAAGTTGGCTATTATTCCAAATCCTCCATTTTCTAGTTCTTGCTTTAGAAACTCCATTCCGGTCTTCCACCCTAAGCTGTACTGGTCATAAGATACTAATCCTATGCCTCCTGGGATAATCTTACCAAAGTATGCTCTTATTTCATCCATAGGCTACCACCTATAGTGGTTTGCTTAGTCTATAAAATTTTTAAATTTTTGGCAGATGACCGTGAGAACACTAAGACATGAATCTAAAGTCTTATCGAATTTCTTCTATGCTTGAATCAAAATCACAGTAAAGGACCAAAAATAAAGAGAATTAAGCAAAAAATCCCTAGATCAAAAAGAAATTAAATAATGAATCCATTTATGAAATATTGAGAAAGAAAGCAAAGCAGTTATACTTGTGTTAAATCCCTCATCTGTTTCCTAACTAACTTTCTTCAGCATCCCACAAAGCCAATCCGTTTTCTTTAGGCTTCCTCTCCAATAACTCTCCCAGCAACTCTTGAATAAACACCTCTGCTACGAAAACTTCGCCCTCAACTAAATGACCACCAAGCATCCTCCCCTCTTTGTCTCCTAGGCTTACGTGAATATGGGCAAAAGGCTCATCATCTTTGAGACTTATGTTCCCTAACGCGGAAACAAGTTCATAAGTCCCCTTTAGCTCAATAACTTTGTATTGTTTCTTATCCTCTTCGAAATATCCGATTTTAGGATCTCTTAGAGTACCTATCACACTAACCGTACCAATTAACACATTGTGCTTTTTGGCAAACTTATTGATAAAACTTAAGAGTTCCTTCCCTTCCGGTACTCTGAAAAGAAATGCTCTACCTTTTGAAAACCTCATAGTAATCACCTAAATTAAATAGAGGACTAAGGTTAATTTAACTTTTTAGGTGGAACTTTGAAGATAAAATTAGAAAATAAAAGGAGGTTAAGTTCTTCCCTCCTCTAGTCCCTTCTTGAAATATGCATACAACGCATCATAGAGATAAAATTCCTTTTCTAGCGTCTCATAGTCATCCTTACAGATCATCCTATAGCCTCTAGCGATAATATCAAGAGCTACTGCCAGAGGAGAGGGGTTCTCAACATGAGTATCTGCTTCTCTAACTATTTCAGCTATCTTTAACACTGCAGGGTCCGTTATATTGTACTTCTCTATAAATGCATCAAAAGAGCATTTCCCATTATGGTGCCCAAGTTCAACCCCCTTAAAATCAAATGGTATTCCTTCAGTTATAGTTGAAGGGTCCGTATCACGCGGCACAAAAATAAACTTGGCTTCAGGATCTATAAATCGCTTTATAAGCCACGGGCAAGCAACTCTATCCACATGGACATGTTCGCGGGTTACCTACTTCATAATACTCACCTTCAGTATTTACTATGTCCAATTAGAGAAAGAAATATTTAAACTTATTCTATCAATTAGAAACGATACAGAAAGTCACCACTTTACAAAATTGAAGGGTTAACACTCTAAGACTACCTCTGCATAACTCCTTGGATCCTCCCATATCTTTACCTTGATTTTTTTCACATTTTTCCCAGCCTTTTCGGATATCCTTTCAGCAAACCACTCTGCTATAAGTTCAGCAGTTACATTTGGCTTGTTGAGAACTACTACCTCATTTTCCGGCAACTCTAATCGCTTGCCATTTTTCTCAATTATTATATAAGAATCTTTTTTTTCGGTTATCCACTCCTCACTTACCAGAATCTTATGATCCAAGAGCTTTATTAAGTTACTAAGGTGGTTAAAGTCAAAAACCATTCCATTTTCATCAAGATCTCCCCATATCTCTACATCTACATTATATGTATGTCCATGAATCCTAAGACACTTACTCTCATATGGAAGCACCAAGAAATGGGAACTATCAAAATCCTTATGCCATCCAATTTTTCTCTCAACAATCTTGAATCTCATGAATCCCACCATAATCAAGAAAGAGAAATAGACTTATTAATCTTTTTGGCCATGCTTAATACCTCTTATATCCCCTCTATTTAGCGTATGTTCCTCTAAGATGTGTTTTTTCAATTCTTCAAGACTTTTCGCCCTATAACCACAAAAAGGGCATACAAAATTTTGAGTCTCCCTCACGCTCTCTCACCGTGAATACATATATCCTAATGGTATAAATAGCCTTGGGAAATATTTACTCTAGTTAGTAGTATTTTAGTGCGACATTTATTTCCCTTCTCTCTCAACTTTTACTTCAAATTATTACGATAAATTATATGGCCATAATTAAGATTTAATATAATATCTTGTCAATATTATCTATAATTAACATTTATTAAAATCATATGATATGGCTTATACTATAATGTCATCTAATTTCAATTGTTACTATTATATGAAATTATAAAGTATCCATTTTTTACTATATTAAGTTGTTCTGAGCTTCTGAAACAATTGATCAAACCTAATCCTTGCTTATGCAGTCTCCCCAAGAATTTGCAAATAAGTATTGAATAAGCCGACATCTCAAACAATTTTCATGATTACAAGCCAAGGTGGTAATAATGGTGGAATATTAAGCACCTTTATTAGAGCCCACACAACAAATTACAAGGAGATGGAATATGCGACGACTATAACCAAGATTTTGGATGCTAATCCCATCTAAAAAGGTTTGCACCCAATATACATTGAAGGTCTTATTCAAGGTATTTTAAGAAACCAAGAAGATTGCGCACTATTTGAGAATATGGGGTAAGAAAATTGCTCCACCAATAGCTTTCAATGAACATATATATACGTGAATTTTAGATATAAGGCACATTATATCTAAAATCCATGCACAGAAACGAACGTTAAAAACATCGAGAAAAGTGGGAAAGAGAAGGCCATCATCCCCTCCAGGACCTCCAAAGACCGATGACAAAGGCTGGCGCGAGCAGGAGTATTGGAGTCACGACGCTGTGCATATATATGTAAAACGATGTTGCTCCAAGGCCAAATGATACTACGTTCAAGAGAAGCATTAACCTTTCATCCTTCTGTTTATCTTGTCTCCTTATGTCGGAACTAGCCTGCTCTATTGACCAAAAGGCAAGCAATATATAACCCAGTGCTGCTGGAAGTGCTAATAGCCGCGAAATACCTCCGGAGAACGCTGCTATAAACAGTATCACAAGAGATGCTCCAGCATAGAAAATGAACCCGAGTATGTCCAGCATATTTTACCACCTCATATTATAACGCATTTAAAGTTTAAAAGCATATCTAATATGTCATGACTCTTCCAGAAAGTAGGATACTATTTCCTCATCTATAGGGAGTTTCTTTGAGGCTTTTTCCACGCATGGGCCAAGTGTATATTTTACTCTATTGCTGACTGAAAGAATAAAATAATAACATAATTAAATAATTATTGCAATTCCTGTTACATTGATCAACTGTTCCTCTCTTAGATGTTCAAGCGAGGGGCAATAGAGCTGTTACTACATCCCCACTAAGAGTCATGTCTGTTAATAGCAATTTAATCCTCTCTCATCCCTTGAATTTCTCTCCCTTTTTTAAATAATAAAGTAATTAAATAATTATTGTATTATTTAATAATGTGATATGTTTTTTGCAGGATACGTGGCCCTATCAGAGAAGGCCAATACATGCCTGTATAAATTATCTACTATCAAGAATAATAAAAATTTGGTATTTTTTTACTATGATTTATTTTATTAGTAATAATATATTCATTTGTTCTTAATAATAAACTAATAAAGTATAATAACTGTGAAAAAATTTTATTTTGTAATTAAAAATTATTTATAGTAATTGATTTATAACTATACCTTTAAGTAAAAAATTAAGTCAAAGTTTGAGAGTTGAAAGAGCACCAACTTATTTCATAAATATAAAACATTAAGATTAGTATTTAAAAAGGCCAAATTAAATCCCATTTTCCACCCTTTAAATCTAAATTAATAGTCTAATTGCCCCTAACAGATACTCAGAAATCACTCCATCCTTACACCACCTCAAAATGGATACCTTCCCCTGAAATCTCAATATTCAGCAAAGTTATTAAATAATTATTGCATTATTTAATTATGGTGATCAAATGGCGATTATAATCAGTATTGCTAATCAAAAGGGTGGTGTTGGAAAGACTACAATAAGCCTCAATCTGGCCCATGCGCTGGCCAAAAAAGGGTATGATACCTTAATAATCGACACTGATCCTCAATTCAACCTCACGTTTGCTCTAATCGGCATGGATATCATCAACTATAGTGACAACAACATAGGCACTCTTCTCATAGAAAACTCAGTGAAAAAGACTCAAATTGAGGAGGCCATAGTCCACATAGATGAGAATCTATCTCTCATACCTTCCCATCTGAAAGTTTCCGCGATTGAGAGATTGCTTATGACAGCATACATGCGCGAACAGCGGCTCAAAAGAGTTTTAGAAAAAATTGAGGATGAATATGACTTTATAATCATTGACAACCCCCCAAGTCTCGGAATATTCTTAATAAACTCTCTTGGGGCCTCGGATTATGTACTGATCCCAACTGAGTTAGGATACTTTAGTGTCATGGGAGTGCAGTTAACACTTGATGTGATCAGGGAGATAAAGTCCACCGAACTCAACCCAGACTTAGAGATCATGGGGATCGTTGCAAACAAATTTACACGCCAGAGCAAAGTTCCTCAGGTGAGGCTAGATCAGCTAAAAGAGGCCTATCCCAACTTACCGATAGTTGCCATTTTGCCAAGGGCAGTTGCAGTTGAGAAATCTCAAGAAGAGGGTAAGCCTGTATTTGAGTTTGAACCAAATAATAGAGTATCCAAAGCTTTCCTAAAACTTGCGGAGAGTGTGATCAAAAATGTCAGGTAAAAGTAGAAAGAAAACGCTTCCCAAGCTCCCCTCTATGAGCAGTGAGGTTGTGAAAACCCTAACTGAAGAGCCAAAAAACAGCAGGACAAACGCAAGGAAAGATACTGAGAAAAAGATGAAGACACTATACATAAGTGTGGATGCAGATAAGCTGTTAAGATTACTCTATGCTGAGGGTGAAGGCAAACAGAATGAAATCTTTGAAAAGGCTATAAAACTGTACTGGGCCCTTAGAGAGGTCTTACCAGAGGAGAAGTTTAGAAGATTGATAAAACTGGCCGAGAAAAAGGAAATCGAGAAGATAACACAGAGATTGGAGTTCAAGTGATTAAATAATACAATAATTATTTTATTATTTTATTGTTGTTTTAATTTTAGGTTGATACTCTCTCCTCCCACTCTTTACCGATTGTTAGGAGATTTATAAACAACTGAAAAAACTCAATAATAATTATTGAAAGCACGGAACATTAAACGGGTTTAATTTTACTTGAGAAAATGTGCTCTCTGAAGGATACGCCCTAATAATAAACTCCTTTGTCTAAAAGTCCCTTGTTCTGACGATTTTTATCCTGGTAACACGGTAACATCCCATAGTTCTCTATCAAAAGTATGAACCCAATCTTTGTGGATGTTTTAAATATAGAAAAAAGCCCGAATATAGAAACATCTTTTTCCAGTATTGAGCAGGGCCATACTACATAGTGCTTCTGAAACCATATGCTAGAAAGCTTCACTCACCAATTAGAAGTAGGGTAAAACCCGTATTTAACACTTTCGAAAGAAAAGAGTTTTAAAATTTCAAAGTCCCAAAGAACCTTAAACCTAAAAATATCAGTCCACAAAGTGTAAAAATAATATTCCAAAAATCTTCATTGTGAATGTTAGTATTCAACCTCCCCTATCAATCCTCTTAAGAAAACAAAACTCTAAAAAAGAGTTAGATCTGACGAGTTTTTGAAAAGAAAAGTGGGATTTCTAAGACATTTTTTAGGGTAACCCAACATAGTTAATCCTTTTAAGTCCACTGGGGAAATATCAAAATCCACAAATTCTTTTTTACGGATATAAAAATACTCCAATTTTTAATAAGCATTCAACGCCTTTACTTAATTATTCAAAGATTCTAAAGGCCCTTAAAAGACTTGTAGAGCTAGATAATAGCTTCTTTAAGTTCCAAAATGAACACTTGTGTACAGAACATCTGCAGGAAATCAAAACGATAATAACACACTTTAAAATCCAAAGCCAACCAAACTAATGATATAATGATAAAAACAAAGCTTAAAACTCATAACTCTTAACACTAAAGCCAAGACCATTGTTTACTCTCCCCAGTTCGACCACCGTAGTTGCAATCTCTTCAAGGAGTGGGAGAGCCCATGGGATGGCCTCTTCAAGTGCATTAACATTAACAAAATAAAATGCTGTTCTCTGAAAGCTTGAAGTGAATGAGAGTATCATCGATAATGTAGCGAAAACTTCCCTTGGTGATTCACTTAATATCAAGAGCTTTTCAAAGCCCAAAACGGGGTTAATTATTCGTTTTTCACTATCTAGGTGTGGGAGTGCAACTTCCAAGTACTCTTTTATTCTTATATGAGGTTCCTTAAGGGCCAAGTGTCCGATAACATCTCCCACGTCTAGTGCTCCTCCAATTTTTACTACCTTAATCCCATCCAGTACTTCACTATCTAACCCTTTCAACTCCATTTTGATCTTGTAGATAGGCAGGGTGTCAAGGGTGTCATCTATTATCACCTGGTAGTCATTTTCTTTGGCCCAGATGATTAACTCGTACAAAATAACAGCAGAATTAATAATTGGGGAATATTCAATTAACACCGTTTCTCCTTCTCTTACTTCCTCAAAAAGTTGGGGGAAGTTCTTTATAAACCCCTTAAGAATATTGGCATTCATAAACATCACCTATTTTCGATATGGCATTTGTTTTATAAAAGGATTTTCTTTTAGAGATATTTTAAGCCCATATAGCAAGAATTCTCGGAATAATGTTTATTGATTAGTTGACGATGATTTTCTCTCAGCCCCTTTTCAAAAACTCATCTATAGTCTTTGTGAACCTTATCCTCCTCAACAGTGCCGATGACGAAAGCCACTTACCACTACCAAGCTTTGTCTCATTGTCCAAAAGTTCTATGACTTCCTCCAAGCTGTCTGTCTTTAAAACTGGTGGAGAATTAAACATTGCCCTAACACTTTCTCTAACAAACCACACTCCCACTGGAATTTTAAACCCGGGGTAAATCTCCCTAAGGAGTATAGCGGTAGCTTGTCTTTTTATTCTCTTTAAATACTCAAGTGTTGCAAGCATGCTTGCATAATAGCATCCACCTATGCCTGGATAGGTTGTCCTTCCATGATAACCTTCATGGTCACCTTCAATAACCACGCTGTCTGCGCCTGGGTTCCATGTGGATCCAGGCCACCATGCTTCCATCCATTCGTAACTCCATTTGGCAGGATACAGGATTGCTATAAACAGGTTATCATGAAGGCGGTATCTGAAGACTAAAATCTCATTTAGGGGATCATATTCCTTTATTTCCTTAATGAGCTTCCTTGAAAGTATGCTGTCCACCGCAGTAATGCTCCATCTCGTAGGGACAAGCCTTCTTCTGTTCTTAACACCAAATGCACCAGTGCTAAATATCTTTTGTATGTGTGAAACAGGGACTCCCGATTCGTAGAGATATGTAACCGCCTCAAGTGCAGGTAGGTCAGTGTCATCATGAGCCTTCTCTACAGGTCTAGGGAT encodes:
- a CDS encoding OsmC family protein encodes the protein MKGVVKWIEDKKFEALTEEGGKIIFGESGISPMKTLLLSVAGCTSIDVVMILQKMREPVEGLEVEISGERRDEYPRIYTKVHLHYKIYGDVNEEKAKRAIDLSQAKYCSVGAHLKLSGTEVTYSYEIIRKKV
- a CDS encoding PspC domain-containing protein — its product is MKKLGKRLKRSKKNKIFLGVLGGIAEYLEVDPTIIRILFILLCLVEPVFILAYFLMAIVMPEEKEIITAEKIPQKFEKIVEETGEKVEELAKKAPKIEKKDDTKLFGIALVILGAALLLKEFIPLPFLGLREIVAVLILLLGLYLVARG
- a CDS encoding 2,3-bisphosphoglycerate-dependent phosphoglycerate mutase encodes the protein MSNLILIRHGESLWNKLNLFTGWVDVPLSEKGVEEALNAGKLLKHWRIDVIFTSELIRAIQTAMLVMSKNFSGIPKIEHENWMMKEWGSIYGEDGERYVPTYKSWHLNERYYGQLQGVNKDKAKTIYGLFHK
- a CDS encoding PspC domain-containing protein, with product MEKKLYRSRKNRMLFGVCGGLAEYFNVDPTLVRILFIILLIGSVGTAVLLYLLLAVVMPEEPKTGGEEIGKEIKEE
- a CDS encoding triphosphoribosyl-dephospho-CoA synthase gives rise to the protein METWKVVKAFTIGPLLEVAIPKPGNVNRYKDFEDLTFYHFLFANTAVMDVFFEAAERGKLIKNKELLPQDARLGELIKKAVENSKKIQNSNPNFGIITLAVPLIVGLTWSGEIDSAREKTKLLIHSSTPQDTIEFYRAIRIANPKGIRKGVEYDVYDDSSFDAIVKDEVNLWNLAKISSKRELIFKEWLNGYELSYSTFEKLKQLASSLPLEKAALQAFLELLATNVDTLIIRKAGVEEAILVQETAKKVLNGEVTFQELDSFLREKKDLRNPGSLADIMAIALSMLVLSGYKLNL
- a CDS encoding chromate resistance protein ChrB domain-containing protein, which gives rise to MDRVACPWLIKRFIDPEAKFIFVPRDTDPSTITEGIPFDFKGVELGHHNGKCSFDAFIEKYNITDPAVLKIAEIVREADTHVENPSPLAVALDIIARGYRMICKDDYETLEKEFYLYDALYAYFKKGLEEGRT
- a CDS encoding 6-carboxytetrahydropterin synthase, with translation MRFKIVERKIGWHKDFDSSHFLVLPYESKCLRIHGHTYNVDVEIWGDLDENGMVFDFNHLSNLIKLLDHKILVSEEWITEKKDSYIIIEKNGKRLELPENEVVVLNKPNVTAELIAEWFAERISEKAGKNVKKIKVKIWEDPRSYAEVVLEC
- a CDS encoding family 4A encapsulin nanocompartment shell protein, whose protein sequence is MRGELIRVLSGVEEKANELKMEGFEPDIVLFGKEAYEFLKNQVNAEFGGEDTVSEISGLTIRVVEEFGKDAVVIDSKVLGLGLGGAKRVKIIKD
- a CDS encoding PPC domain-containing DNA-binding protein translates to MRFSKGRAFLFRVPEGKELLSFINKFAKKHNVLIGTVSVIGTLRDPKIGYFEEDKKQYKVIELKGTYELVSALGNISLKDDEPFAHIHVSLGDKEGRMLGGHLVEGEVFVAEVFIQELLGELLERKPKENGLALWDAEES
- a CDS encoding IS607 family transposase; this encodes MRLYRTGKASQLLGISKPTLIRKIKSGEIKAYRVGKEYRIPESEIKRLLEGKTLDKVVIYARVSSRDQKEDLERQVEYLKNYCSSKGYQVVKILTDISSGLNENRRGLKQLFKLVEGGEVGKVVITYRDRLTRFGFKYLEQYFNSHGVEIEVIFDDEEKTPEKELVEDLLAIVTSFAGKLYGMRSHKKKRLVEAVKNALRDD
- a CDS encoding radical SAM protein; amino-acid sequence: MYIRAFDPWKSKLCTCPFKYTLNIYTGCDHACVYCYITSYIPKAFKVRIKENLFIYLERELRSFDKRFIIALSYSSDPYPTIDKELEITRKVLKLLQRYNVRCLILTKSDLFERDLDILRDLKCAVGITVTTIDKKKAKLLEPNAPSPSERIKALKEAKEEGIPIYARIDPIIPFYTWKDFDKTLKTLNFVSHITVSTLKLRPDSWKRMEAKFPTLMERLSPLYKKGEKIAGYYYLPREIRFKILREAQEKIEGMGITFGSCREGYYSYPSCDGSHLVPP